A genomic window from Candidatus Eisenbacteria bacterium includes:
- a CDS encoding S8 family serine peptidase, whose product MLGRPQFVGGQVAAILVVVLLGLGSGAAGKTAARPPASAADATLVRAPIRQDGVVGGASASVAGGQALIAEAARGTFESQPMPGSGEIVLGSGHRFDPLSEGEPSLPLALRTSALAPGHRGNYLVQLTGPIAEEQRRAIESRGARVIAYVPHYTFLVRMRAEDRHELDGLPFVRWVGEYQPAYKVSAGFQVESDDAPATVVVLLAPEASLDDERTAVQSLGGTVLEATDSGRNKILRVSVGSSALPQIAARTDVTWIEPWHERTFTNAVCQWVVQTNTLNVRRIWDMGLHGEGQVIHESDSGIRTSHNAFRDGAASITTFGQYPTHRKVIAYLAGQAGIQFGDNAGASNHGTHVAGTIAGDDSPWAADARDGHALKAKLFFTDVGNNSTSVFVPSDMNLVFAPAYAGNAGGAARISSNSWGSPVNEYDVQSMTIDQFMWDHPDFLVFFANGNQAGPGTTGSPAGNKNGASVGNTQNGANANQKSATSSEGPAADGRLKPTIMAPGQSIQSADGAGDTGYKSLTGTSMATPAAAGSAALIRQYLTEGWYPTGAPVAANAFVPSGALLKAMAITSTDNDMLGHNVPDFTVGWGRIKLDNVLYFPGDAARTALMDEKDGLATGEYAEYLVHVSNPAVPLKITLCWTDREAAPGAGPKIVNDLDLTVTDPSNTVYLGNVFAAGQSVPAGSRDILNVEEGVRRNAPAAGVWKIRVSGTNVPFAPQPFALAISGGVGAASGIVRLDRRTYGRSDVVQIRLEDGDATAPVTVAVTSGTESAAETVTLSGGDGVFTGSIETTASSAAADGKLSVVHGDGILVTYTDTSPAATVSASAQALFDGPVITGVTAIAGGLSQTITWTTDVPARGRVHYGTTPALGLSSAQEAGLGTGHSVHLTGLLPETQYWFDVEATDHGGNSTRDDRGGQHYRFATGKKGEILVVVGDDGTFTASSSYLDALRQRGWSPELLAGGTLTGLPVGDRDSGLRSYLAVLWQSGLEQYPPLEDGVRAALTAYMDGGGRLTVTGNDIAWALSDVGSGHADAERTAWLAQTLHLQFLEDPAGWTVNQGVAGDPISGSYTLGAAYAPHRQGASGDEIAIVPGTGTGAYTWTNTDATPGNIGFRWQNGAPNGSAATAVWGGTPSRLVYNGFEWSGLVDPAVRADVLDRTLIWLIGNDHPDVTIVAPNGGEVITTGTVTVYWTEAAHGEAGIASRSLFYSSDGGSSWNLIASGVGASPYLWDTSGLPNGSYRVRVEVADGGDPALTGRDGSDSDFALNRPGGDGQGPVVVAGSIKLSPNPVHNQSGATITASLTDIGQGGANVTAAEYSWGEQPMPAGSAFALGGAFGAPTVNVSGAVPSHRVRAGEQRFWVRGRDAHGNWGPATHRVVVVNGDPTVAVDGDTPLLFALAPGTPNPALGRATLRFTLPREGPAELVIYGVRGERVRTLFSGTRSAGPGAATWDGRDDRGRPVSTGVYFYRLKAGTQEATRKIAFIRG is encoded by the coding sequence ATGCTCGGACGCCCTCAGTTCGTAGGTGGCCAGGTTGCCGCGATCCTCGTCGTCGTTCTGCTCGGTCTCGGATCGGGTGCGGCCGGAAAGACCGCCGCCCGTCCGCCCGCGAGCGCGGCGGATGCCACGCTCGTTCGTGCTCCCATCCGGCAAGACGGGGTGGTGGGCGGAGCGTCCGCATCGGTCGCGGGCGGCCAGGCCCTGATCGCCGAAGCAGCGCGCGGGACTTTCGAGAGCCAGCCGATGCCCGGGAGTGGAGAAATCGTGCTGGGGAGCGGCCATCGGTTCGACCCGCTGTCGGAGGGCGAGCCCTCGCTGCCTTTGGCGCTCCGAACCTCCGCACTCGCGCCCGGCCACAGGGGGAACTACCTGGTGCAGCTCACAGGTCCGATCGCGGAGGAGCAACGCCGGGCGATCGAGAGTCGAGGAGCTCGCGTCATCGCCTACGTCCCGCACTACACCTTCCTGGTCCGCATGCGCGCCGAAGACCGGCACGAATTGGATGGGCTGCCGTTCGTTCGCTGGGTCGGTGAGTACCAGCCAGCCTACAAGGTCAGCGCTGGGTTCCAGGTCGAGAGCGACGACGCGCCGGCGACCGTAGTGGTGCTGCTCGCTCCCGAGGCGAGCCTCGACGACGAGCGCACCGCCGTTCAGAGCCTGGGCGGAACGGTCCTCGAGGCCACCGATTCGGGGCGGAACAAGATTCTCCGCGTGTCGGTCGGCTCGAGCGCGTTGCCCCAGATCGCCGCTCGCACCGACGTCACCTGGATCGAGCCGTGGCACGAGCGGACGTTCACCAACGCGGTCTGCCAGTGGGTGGTGCAGACCAACACGCTCAACGTGCGCCGCATCTGGGACATGGGTCTTCACGGTGAAGGCCAGGTGATCCACGAGTCCGACAGTGGAATCCGGACGTCGCACAACGCCTTTCGCGACGGTGCGGCCAGCATCACGACCTTCGGCCAGTACCCCACCCATCGCAAGGTGATCGCGTACCTCGCGGGACAGGCCGGCATCCAGTTCGGCGACAACGCGGGCGCCTCCAATCACGGCACGCACGTGGCCGGGACGATCGCCGGCGACGACTCGCCCTGGGCCGCCGACGCGCGCGACGGCCACGCGCTGAAGGCGAAGCTCTTCTTCACCGACGTCGGCAACAACTCCACCAGCGTCTTCGTCCCTTCTGACATGAACCTGGTGTTTGCTCCCGCCTACGCGGGGAACGCCGGCGGCGCCGCGCGCATTTCGTCGAACTCCTGGGGGTCGCCGGTCAATGAGTACGACGTCCAGTCCATGACCATCGACCAGTTCATGTGGGACCACCCGGACTTCCTGGTGTTCTTCGCCAACGGCAACCAGGCAGGTCCCGGCACCACCGGGTCGCCGGCGGGCAACAAGAACGGCGCGTCGGTGGGCAATACCCAGAACGGCGCCAACGCCAACCAGAAGTCGGCGACCAGCAGCGAAGGGCCGGCCGCGGACGGCCGGCTCAAGCCCACGATCATGGCTCCGGGGCAGAGCATCCAGTCCGCGGACGGTGCCGGCGACACCGGGTACAAGAGCCTCACCGGAACCAGCATGGCCACGCCGGCCGCCGCCGGCTCGGCGGCGCTGATCCGCCAGTACCTGACCGAAGGCTGGTACCCGACCGGCGCTCCGGTCGCGGCCAACGCGTTCGTGCCGAGTGGAGCGCTGCTCAAGGCGATGGCGATCACCTCGACCGACAACGACATGCTCGGCCACAACGTCCCCGACTTCACGGTCGGCTGGGGACGCATCAAGCTCGACAACGTCCTCTACTTCCCGGGCGACGCCGCGCGGACAGCGCTCATGGACGAGAAGGATGGGCTCGCGACCGGCGAGTACGCGGAGTACCTGGTTCACGTGAGCAACCCCGCCGTGCCGCTCAAGATCACGCTGTGCTGGACGGATCGTGAGGCCGCACCCGGCGCCGGGCCGAAGATCGTCAATGATCTCGATCTGACGGTGACGGACCCTTCGAACACGGTCTACCTCGGCAACGTGTTCGCGGCGGGCCAATCGGTGCCTGCCGGATCGCGCGACATTCTGAACGTCGAGGAAGGAGTCCGGCGCAACGCGCCCGCCGCCGGCGTGTGGAAGATCCGGGTGTCCGGCACCAACGTGCCATTCGCGCCTCAACCCTTCGCGCTCGCGATCTCGGGCGGAGTCGGAGCCGCCAGCGGGATCGTCCGTCTCGACCGCCGGACCTACGGACGGTCGGACGTCGTCCAGATCCGGCTCGAGGACGGCGACGCGACCGCTCCAGTGACGGTGGCCGTCACCTCGGGCACCGAGAGCGCGGCCGAGACCGTGACGCTCTCCGGCGGCGACGGCGTCTTCACCGGCTCGATCGAGACCACCGCATCCAGCGCCGCGGCCGATGGCAAGCTCTCGGTCGTCCACGGGGACGGCATTCTGGTCACGTACACCGACACGAGCCCGGCCGCCACGGTCAGCGCGTCGGCCCAGGCCCTGTTCGACGGTCCCGTGATCACGGGAGTCACCGCGATTGCCGGCGGACTCTCGCAGACCATCACCTGGACCACGGACGTGCCCGCGCGCGGCCGCGTCCATTACGGGACCACGCCCGCGCTCGGGCTGTCGTCGGCGCAGGAAGCCGGGCTCGGAACCGGGCACTCGGTCCATCTCACCGGCCTGCTGCCCGAAACGCAGTACTGGTTCGACGTCGAGGCCACCGACCACGGTGGGAACTCGACGCGGGACGACCGCGGCGGACAGCACTATCGATTCGCGACCGGAAAGAAAGGAGAGATCCTGGTCGTGGTGGGCGACGACGGCACATTCACCGCCTCCAGCTCGTATCTCGATGCCTTGCGCCAGCGCGGCTGGAGTCCCGAGCTGCTCGCGGGAGGCACGCTGACCGGCCTGCCGGTCGGCGACCGGGATAGCGGTCTGCGGTCGTACCTCGCCGTGTTGTGGCAGTCCGGGCTCGAGCAGTACCCGCCGCTCGAGGACGGCGTTCGTGCCGCGCTCACCGCCTACATGGACGGTGGTGGCCGGCTCACCGTCACCGGCAACGACATCGCGTGGGCGCTGAGCGACGTCGGATCCGGCCATGCCGACGCCGAACGCACGGCGTGGCTGGCCCAGACGCTTCACCTCCAATTCCTCGAAGACCCCGCGGGCTGGACGGTCAACCAAGGGGTGGCGGGCGATCCCATCAGCGGGAGCTACACGCTGGGGGCGGCGTACGCGCCGCACCGTCAGGGCGCATCCGGCGACGAGATCGCGATCGTGCCGGGCACGGGGACCGGGGCCTACACCTGGACCAACACCGATGCCACTCCTGGAAACATCGGGTTCCGCTGGCAGAACGGCGCGCCCAACGGCAGCGCGGCGACCGCGGTCTGGGGCGGCACTCCGAGCCGGCTGGTCTACAACGGATTCGAGTGGTCGGGCCTGGTCGATCCGGCCGTGCGAGCCGATGTGCTGGACCGGACCCTGATCTGGTTGATCGGCAACGACCATCCGGATGTCACGATCGTCGCGCCCAACGGGGGAGAAGTCATCACCACTGGAACGGTGACGGTCTACTGGACGGAGGCCGCTCACGGCGAGGCCGGCATCGCGTCGCGGTCGCTGTTCTATTCGAGCGATGGAGGCTCGTCGTGGAACCTGATCGCGAGCGGCGTCGGCGCTTCCCCCTACCTCTGGGACACGAGCGGGCTGCCCAACGGCAGCTACCGTGTGCGCGTCGAGGTCGCCGATGGTGGCGATCCTGCCCTGACCGGACGCGACGGTTCGGACTCCGACTTTGCGCTGAACCGGCCGGGAGGGGACGGCCAGGGGCCCGTCGTCGTCGCTGGCTCGATCAAGCTGAGCCCCAACCCGGTGCACAATCAGAGCGGAGCCACCATCACGGCCAGCCTCACCGACATCGGCCAGGGTGGCGCGAACGTGACGGCTGCCGAGTACTCCTGGGGCGAGCAACCGATGCCGGCGGGGTCGGCGTTCGCTCTCGGCGGCGCCTTCGGCGCTCCGACCGTGAATGTCAGCGGGGCGGTGCCGTCTCATCGCGTCCGCGCCGGGGAGCAGCGCTTCTGGGTGCGCGGCCGGGACGCCCACGGTAACTGGGGCCCTGCGACCCACCGCGTCGTGGTGGTGAACGGTGATCCGACCGTGGCCGTCGATGGCGACACGCCGCTGCTTTTCGCGCTGGCGCCCGGGACGCCCAATCCCGCTCTCGGGCGCGCCACGCTGCGATTCACGCTCCCGCGT
- a CDS encoding site-specific integrase — translation MRCLSAALIRLSQIAAPLSFTTYRNPARLARVLSGITRFRSHLCQHTYATEWREAGGSLAGLQRVLGHEDISTTERYGTISEDLVDRETARLEEFRAAQDA, via the coding sequence ATCAGGTGCTTATCTGCTGCGCTGATTCGGCTCTCCCAGATCGCGGCCCCTCTCAGCTTCACGACCTACCGAAACCCAGCCCGCCTAGCTCGGGTGCTGTCGGGGATCACCCGTTTCCGTTCCCACCTCTGTCAGCACACCTATGCGACGGAATGGCGCGAAGCGGGTGGATCACTGGCGGGTTTGCAGCGAGTGCTCGGGCACGAGGACATCTCGACCACGGAGCGTTACGGCACGATCAGCGAAGACCTGGTTGACCGTGAGACGGCGCGGCTCGAGGAATTTCGGGCGGCGCAGGATGCTTAG